The Malus domestica chromosome 10, GDT2T_hap1 genome contains a region encoding:
- the LOC139188499 gene encoding uncharacterized protein yields the protein MDEIARMGKTTVLESLMRFCSAIEALYTNEYLRTPMPRDMRRLLRKGEMRGFPGMIGSIDCMHWTWKNCPSAWQGAYGDRKGAKNIILETVASFDTWIWHAFFGVPGAQNDLNVLAQSPVFDELLQGNSPRCTYWVNGTHYEGSYYLADGIYPRWSTFVKTVPHPQTEKEKHFAKCQEGCRKDVERCFGILQARWAIIRAAARMFDVEALRSIMMTCIILHNMIVEDEYDYDAVDEYKPDPMNNSRTRIYCAHDRTEDPMQHEPLERDGRYNELIVQRYTNVQEPYWHVTRQNDLIEHQWGLHEGEDN from the coding sequence ATGGATGAGATCGCGAGGATGGGAAAAACAACTGTTCTGGAGTCCCTGATGCGGTTTTGCTCTGCAATTGAAGCCCTCTACACCAATGAGTACCTCCGGACACCCATGCCAAGGGACATGCGAAGGCTTCTAaggaagggtgagatgcgaggcttccctggcatgattggaagcatcgactgcatgcattggacttggaaaaactgtccaagtgcgtggCAAGGAGCATATGGCGACAGAAAAGGAGCCAAAAACATCATTTTGGAAacggtggcttcatttgatacatggatttggcatgctttttttggtgttccaggagctcaaaatgacctaaatgtccttgcccaatccccagtgttcgacGAACTGCTGCAAGGAAACTCGCCGAGATGCACATATTGGGTTAATGGTACCCATTACGAGGGATCATACTACCTTGCagatggcatttacccaaggtggtcaacatttgtcaaaacagtgccacatccacagactgaaaaggaaaaacactttgcaaaatgtcaagaagggtgtaggaaggatgtcgagcgttgttttggtatcctgcaagctcgttgggcgattaTCAGGGCTGCagctagaatgtttgatgtcgaggctcttcgatccatcatgatgacgtgtattattctccacaacatgattgttgaagatgagtatgattatgatgccgtCGATGAATATAAGCCGGATccgatgaacaactcaagaacacgtatctattgtgctcatgaccGGACCGAAGATCCAATGCAACACGAGCCGTTGGAAcgcgatggacgttacaatgaattgatcgttCAACGGTACACTAATGTGCAAGAGCCATACTGGCACGTAACCCGCcagaatgacttgattgagcaccagtgGGGATTGCATGAAGGCGAAGATAATTAG
- the LOC103444654 gene encoding protein PHLOEM UNLOADING MODULATOR-like, with the protein MFKSPRPNFQLPVFFKPATPSAHSFSFTTMRWLPLRSGGLGIVAVAYVAVDYLRHLSPTWHGRLQPALHTVLAVIAVSRVPFYRHWTSEFRVVFPFIGSMLFMLLALLFEALCVRFVTAALGLDWNSRTSPLPDTGQWLLLALNEKLPHTLVEILRARVIGLHHFLMLFMLLAFSVLFDSVKAPGLGLGARYMFTMGIGRLLRAITFVSTVLPSARPWCATARFTVPSYPHRWAQKYYVPYASDSNAIRELLRQDMAFADTGKVLADFRPDWGRMSFLIEFLRPTAMDGPWYNLLKNAGGGCNDLVYSGHMLVAVLTAMAWTEAYGGYSSVIIWLLVGHSAQREIRERHHYSVDCVVAIYVGILLWKMTSFWWPAKDASRERRIAMLEKIQSRLTQAAKDNDIDEVRELLREVELGSQESQNNKGPSTGMWLFGCAIIVTAITIVLLALTLTSGG; encoded by the exons ATGTTCAAATCCCCAAGACCCAACTTCCAGCTCCCGGTTTTCTTTAAACCAGCCACGCCGTCAGCTCACTCTTTCTCATTCACCACCATGCGGTGGCTGCCGCTGAGGTCCGGTGGCCTTGGAATCGTCGCCGTGGCCTATGTGGCAGTCGACTACCTCCGCCACCTCTCGCCCACGTGGCACGGCCGTCTCCAGCCCGCGCTGCACACCGTACTCGCCGTCATTGCCGTCAGTCGGGTCCCTTTCTACAGGCACTGGACCTCTGAGTTTCGCGTCGTCTTTCCCTTCATCGGTTCCATGCTCTTTATGCTCTTGGCTCTTCTCTTTGAAGCTCTCTGCGTCCGCTTTGTCACCGCCGCCCTCGGCCTTGATTGGAACAG TCGTACATCTCCTCTTCCTGACACTGGCCAGTGGTTGCTTTTGGCACTGAATGAGAAACTTCCTCATACCTTAGTTGAAATACTGAGAGCCCGTGTTATTGGACTGCATCATTTCCTCATGTTGTTTATGCTGTTGGCTTTTTCCGTACTCTTTGACTCTGTGAAAGCTCCTGGCCTTGGACTAGGTGCACGGTACATGTTCACCATGGGTATTGGCCGTCTTCTTCGTGCCATAACTTTCGTATCAACTGTTCTGCCGTCTGCCCGTCCTTGGTGTGCTACTGCTCGTTTCACAGTCCCTTCATATCCTCATCGCTGGGCTCAGAAGTATTATGTACCTTATGCTTCGGATTCCAATGCTATTCGTGAATTATTACGACAGGATATGGCTTTTG CTGATACTGGAAAAGTACTTGCGGACTTCCGGCCGGATTGGGGTCGAATGAGCTTCCTAATAGAATTCTTGCGACCAACCGCAATGGATGGACCATGGTATAATTTACTGAAGAATGCTGGAGGTGGCTGCAATGACCTCGTTTACAGTGGACACATGCTAGTTGCTGTATTGACAGCTATGGCCTGGACG GAAGCTTATGGTGGTTATAGCTCAGTTATCATATGGTTGCTTGTCGGGCATTCTGCACAAAGAGAAATACGGGAACGTCACCATTATAGCGTAGACTGTGTCGTGGCCATTTATGTGGGAATCCTTCTTTGGAAGATGACAAGTTTTTGGTGGCCAGCCAAGGATGCATCCAGAGAAAGGAGGATCGCAATGCTTGAGAAGATTCAAAGTCGACTCACCCAAGCTGCCAAGGACAACGACATAGATGAAGTGAGAGAACTTCTTAGAGAAGTTGAGTTGGGAAGTCAAGAGAGCCAGAATAACAAAGGACCGAGCACGGGTATGTGGTTATTTGGTTGTGCTATCATAGTAACTGCCATCACCATTGTTCTTCTTGCCTTGACGTTGACAAGCGGTGGATAA
- the LOC103422043 gene encoding uncharacterized protein, translating into MAISVTASAIPCLSSDRTARIVAAAASSSSSCSKLSSSTSLRFPSHLRHVRIGTRDSRPRILPPVEAKKQTFSSFEDLLATSEKPVLVDFYATWCGPCQFMAPILNEVSITLNDKIQVVKIDTEKYPSIADKYSIQALPTFIIFKDGEPFDRFEGALTADQLVERIETTLKVRK; encoded by the exons ATGGCGATTTCCGTGACGGCGTCCGCGATTCCTTGTCTCAGCTCTGACCGTACGGCTCGCATAGTTGCGGCGGCGGCATCatcctcttcttcttgttcaAAGCTGTCCTCCTCGACTTCTCTGCGATTTCCATCACACCTTCGACACGTTCGGATCGGAACACGGGACTCACGGCCTCGGATTCTTCCTCCG GTTGAAGCAAAGAAGCAAACATTTTCCTCCTTCGAAGATTTGCTGGCTACCTCCGAAAAACCTGTGTTGGTTGACTTCTATGCAACCTG GTGCGGTCCTTGTCAGTTTATGGCACCTATCCTCAATGAAGTCAGCATTACGCTGAATGACAAGATCCAGGTTGTGAAAATTGACACGGAGAAGTATCCTAGCATTGCTGATAAATATAGCATACAAGCATTGCCTACTTTCATCATATTTAAGGATGGAGAGCCATTTGACCGCTTT GAGGGTGCTCTGACTGCTGATCAGCTTGTCGAACGAATAGAAACTACTTTGAAAGTTAGGAAGTAG